In Halorussus limi, a genomic segment contains:
- a CDS encoding pyridoxal phosphate-dependent aminotransferase, whose product MFPDIAYLEWISGRPETAEYDLGSSDLRRAPAGADEVVPPALADVVAGEATLRERLAEIYGVAPENVLVTAGATHANFLAAATAVTGAEAAEEATEGDGDGAEPASTPRVLVEKPGYEPLLATPSAVGATVDRFLRRADDGYLLDPDRVAAATVENTALVTVSNRHNPSGRLTDRETLAETARLVGDADSTLLVDEVYAPFRADPGDGPFGGPTAAGLPNTVVTNSLTKFFGFGGVRIGWLVADAGFVDRAHSVRHHVPAVAEPSRQLAGRALAAADQLADESRERIRANREALAEFVASREDLSGRVEPGCSYAFLDYDAADGDAVAEAAWNEGVLVVPGRFFDESDRFRVGAGGDPERVSAGLDRLGEVLDSLAG is encoded by the coding sequence GTGTTCCCCGACATCGCGTATCTCGAGTGGATTTCCGGACGGCCCGAGACCGCCGAGTACGACCTCGGTTCGTCGGACCTCCGGCGTGCGCCCGCCGGTGCCGACGAGGTGGTGCCCCCGGCGCTCGCCGACGTGGTGGCGGGCGAGGCGACTCTGCGCGAACGCCTCGCCGAAATCTACGGCGTCGCTCCCGAGAACGTCCTCGTGACCGCGGGCGCGACCCACGCCAACTTCCTCGCGGCCGCGACGGCCGTCACCGGGGCGGAAGCCGCCGAGGAGGCGACCGAAGGCGACGGCGACGGCGCCGAACCGGCTTCCACACCGCGCGTGCTGGTCGAGAAACCGGGCTACGAACCGCTGTTGGCGACCCCGAGCGCGGTCGGCGCGACGGTCGACCGGTTCCTCCGGCGGGCCGACGACGGCTATCTGCTGGACCCCGACCGGGTGGCCGCCGCGACGGTCGAGAACACGGCGCTCGTCACGGTGTCGAATCGCCACAACCCGAGCGGTCGGCTGACCGACCGTGAGACGCTCGCCGAGACCGCCCGCCTCGTCGGCGACGCGGACTCGACGCTCCTCGTGGACGAGGTGTACGCGCCGTTCCGCGCCGACCCCGGCGACGGTCCCTTCGGCGGCCCCACCGCGGCCGGACTCCCGAACACGGTCGTCACCAACTCGTTGACCAAGTTCTTCGGTTTCGGCGGCGTCCGAATCGGCTGGCTCGTCGCCGACGCGGGGTTCGTGGACCGAGCGCACTCGGTCCGCCACCACGTCCCGGCGGTCGCGGAACCGAGCAGGCAACTCGCCGGGCGTGCGCTCGCGGCCGCCGACCAACTCGCCGACGAGTCCCGCGAGCGAATCCGGGCCAACCGCGAGGCGCTGGCCGAGTTCGTCGCCTCGCGCGAGGACCTCTCGGGCCGGGTCGAACCCGGGTGCTCCTACGCGTTCCTCGACTACGACGCGGCCGACGGCGACGCGGTCGCCGAGGCCGCGTGGAACGAGGGCGTGCTGGTCGTTCCCGGCCGCTTCTTCGACGAGTCCGACAGGTTCCGCGTCGGCGCGGGCGGGGACCCCGAGCGCGTCTCGGCGGGTCTGGACCGCCTCGGCGAGGTGCTGGACTCGCTCGCGGGGTGA
- a CDS encoding PRC-barrel domain-containing protein, producing the protein MDGTPQEITNLVGREVYSNNGVFVGEVEDVRLNVDACAVTGLALGELNRELFSDVVGNENGVMIPYRWVRAVGDVVLINDTIERLQQPDADEEEVAV; encoded by the coding sequence ATGGACGGAACACCGCAGGAAATAACGAATCTGGTCGGCCGGGAGGTGTACTCCAACAACGGCGTCTTCGTCGGGGAAGTCGAAGACGTGCGCCTGAACGTGGACGCGTGCGCCGTGACGGGGTTGGCGCTCGGCGAACTCAACCGCGAACTGTTCTCCGACGTGGTCGGCAACGAGAACGGCGTGATGATTCCGTACCGCTGGGTCCGCGCGGTCGGCGACGTGGTCCTCATCAACGACACCATCGAGCGACTTCAGCAACCGGACGCCGACGAGGAAGAGGTCGCGGTCTGA
- a CDS encoding DHH family phosphoesterase, whose protein sequence is MSAGITISSMSDYAILGCGSVGHAVAEELVEQGKDVLIIDRDADRVEALRDQDLNAQTADIREEDLYDTIADNEVVLIMSSDVEANKDAVRNIRANDGEQFVVVRASDPVSEDELTELGADVVINPSEVIADSALRALETGELEYKAQQLAEVIEDTEDRLAIVTHDNPDPDSIASAVALQAIADTLGVEADILYIGDIGHQENRAFVNLLGIELLPYADADVADYDTIALVDHAKATETTFDKPVDVFIDHFEPDEEYEAEFVDIRPSVSSTSTIMTKYVQEFDLNVSEEVATALLYGIRAETLDFKRDTTPADLTAAAYLYPFANHDTLEQVESPSMSPETLDVLAEAITNREVQGSHLVSNAGFIRDRDALTQAASHLLNLEGITTTAVFGIADDTIYLAARSKDIRMNIGKVLQDAFAEIGEAAGHSTQASVEIPLGIFTGIETTDDNRDTLLSLTEEAVKRKLFDAMGVESGEGSNGS, encoded by the coding sequence ATGAGCGCCGGGATTACCATCTCCTCGATGTCCGACTACGCCATCTTGGGCTGTGGGAGCGTCGGGCACGCGGTCGCCGAGGAACTGGTGGAGCAGGGGAAGGACGTACTCATCATCGACCGGGACGCCGACCGTGTCGAGGCCCTGCGCGACCAAGACCTCAACGCCCAGACCGCCGACATCCGGGAGGAGGACCTCTACGATACTATCGCGGACAACGAAGTCGTTCTCATCATGTCTTCCGACGTGGAGGCCAACAAGGACGCCGTCCGGAACATCCGGGCGAACGACGGCGAGCAGTTCGTCGTCGTGCGCGCGAGCGACCCCGTCTCCGAGGACGAACTGACCGAGTTGGGCGCCGACGTGGTCATCAATCCCTCCGAGGTCATCGCCGACTCGGCCCTCCGCGCGCTCGAAACCGGCGAGTTGGAGTACAAGGCCCAGCAACTCGCCGAGGTCATCGAGGACACCGAGGACCGCCTCGCCATCGTCACCCACGACAACCCGGACCCCGACTCCATCGCCAGCGCGGTCGCGCTACAGGCCATCGCCGACACGCTCGGCGTCGAGGCCGACATCCTCTACATCGGCGACATCGGCCATCAGGAGAACCGGGCGTTCGTCAACCTCCTCGGCATCGAACTGCTCCCCTACGCCGACGCCGACGTGGCCGACTACGACACCATCGCGCTGGTGGACCACGCGAAGGCGACCGAGACCACCTTCGACAAGCCGGTCGACGTGTTCATCGACCACTTCGAACCCGACGAGGAGTACGAGGCCGAGTTCGTCGACATCCGGCCGAGCGTGAGTTCGACCTCCACCATCATGACGAAGTACGTCCAGGAGTTCGACCTCAACGTCAGCGAGGAGGTCGCGACTGCGCTCCTCTACGGTATCCGAGCCGAGACGCTGGACTTCAAGCGCGACACGACGCCCGCCGACCTGACCGCGGCCGCCTACCTCTACCCCTTCGCAAACCACGACACGCTCGAACAGGTCGAGTCGCCGAGCATGTCGCCCGAGACGCTCGACGTGCTGGCCGAGGCCATCACGAACCGCGAGGTGCAGGGGAGCCACCTCGTGAGCAACGCGGGGTTCATCCGCGACCGGGACGCGCTGACGCAGGCCGCGTCCCACCTCCTGAATCTGGAGGGCATCACGACCACCGCCGTGTTCGGCATCGCGGACGACACCATCTACCTCGCCGCGCGCTCGAAGGACATCCGCATGAACATCGGGAAGGTGCTGCAGGACGCCTTCGCCGAAATCGGGGAGGCCGCGGGCCACTCGACGCAGGCCAGCGTCGAGATTCCGCTCGGCATCTTCACCGGCATCGAGACGACGGACGACAACCGCGACACCCTGCTCTCGCTGACCGAGGAAGCGGTCAAGCGGAAACTGTTCGACGCGATGGGCGTCGAGAGCGGCGAGGGAAGTAACGGAAGCTAA
- a CDS encoding ATP-binding protein, with the protein MKLLLCGPPGVGKTTVAERLLGRLSGAGRDVRVLHSDDFSRNTYEKLYERVLADPDADWLLDGTFYRREWQERFLDFPDAHLVYLTAGLETAVERNRERENPIPERGVRAMHGEFERPERPDLTLDTERLSVSESVDALERYVSTWCDG; encoded by the coding sequence GTGAAGCTCCTGCTCTGTGGACCGCCGGGCGTCGGCAAGACCACCGTCGCCGAGCGATTGCTCGGGCGACTCAGCGGGGCGGGCCGTGACGTTCGCGTCCTCCACTCCGACGACTTCTCGCGGAACACTTACGAAAAGCTCTACGAGCGCGTGCTTGCCGACCCCGACGCCGATTGGCTCCTCGACGGGACCTTCTACCGGCGCGAGTGGCAGGAGCGGTTTCTCGACTTTCCGGACGCGCACCTCGTCTACCTGACGGCGGGTCTGGAGACCGCCGTAGAGCGGAATCGGGAGCGCGAGAACCCCATCCCGGAACGGGGCGTTCGCGCCATGCACGGCGAGTTCGAAAGGCCGGAGCGACCGGACCTGACGCTGGACACGGAGCGACTCTCGGTCTCCGAGTCGGTCGACGCGCTGGAGCGGTACGTGTCGACGTGGTGCGACGGCTGA
- a CDS encoding GNAT family N-acetyltransferase: MTVGVRRAETEAERTDALAVRSEVFVEEQGVPEDLELDGKDDEAIHVVGYAEGESSDGRADGETPRPVGAGRLREVGDGVGKVERVAVLKPHRGEGVGRVIMDELEAAAAEQGLSKLVMHAQSPVEGFYRDLGYETTSDEFEEAGIPHVEMAKSLD, translated from the coding sequence ATGACTGTGGGAGTTCGCCGCGCCGAGACCGAGGCCGAGCGCACGGACGCGCTCGCGGTCCGGTCCGAGGTGTTCGTCGAGGAACAGGGCGTCCCCGAGGACCTCGAACTCGACGGCAAGGACGACGAGGCGATTCACGTCGTGGGCTACGCCGAAGGGGAGTCGAGCGACGGACGCGCCGACGGTGAGACCCCTCGCCCGGTCGGTGCGGGTCGTCTCAGGGAGGTCGGAGACGGCGTCGGCAAGGTCGAACGCGTCGCGGTGCTGAAGCCCCACCGCGGCGAAGGGGTCGGCCGAGTGATTATGGACGAACTCGAAGCCGCCGCCGCGGAGCAGGGACTCTCGAAACTGGTCATGCACGCCCAGTCGCCGGTCGAAGGGTTCTACCGTGACCTGGGCTACGAGACCACCAGCGACGAGTTCGAGGAGGCCGGGATTCCCCACGTCGAGATGGCGAAGTCGCTGGACTGA
- the guaB gene encoding IMP dehydrogenase has protein sequence MERDSERTGQFTDKLRVPEALTFDDVLLRPKESRVEPDEADVSTRVSTNVEVNVPILSAAMDTVTESQMAIAMARQGGLGVLHRNLDVDEAVAEVERVKRADELVIRDVVTADPDQTVREVDAMMDRRGVSGAPVTDDEGTVLGIISGTDIRPYLEVGESDEVREAMTDEVVTAGEDVTAREALELMYEHKIERVPIVDDDECLTGLVTMQGILQRREYGNAARDESGHLRVGVAVGPFETDRAVAVDEAGADVLFIDCAHAHNLNVIDGAREIKESVEADVVVGNVGTREAAEDVVDFADGIKVGIGPGSICTTRVVSGAGMPQITAVAEVADVAGPEGVPVIADGGIRYSGDAIKAVAAGADAVMLGSYFAGTDEAPGRVITVDGKKYKQYRGMGSVGAMQSGDGDRYLKDEPEEDEEYVPEGVEAAEPYKGSLESELHQLVGGMQSGMGYVGAETIPEFKERSEFVRVSSAGQTEGHPHDVMITDEAPNYSPNE, from the coding sequence ATGGAGCGAGATTCTGAGCGAACGGGGCAGTTCACCGATAAACTCCGCGTACCCGAGGCGCTGACCTTCGACGACGTACTTCTGCGACCGAAGGAGAGTCGCGTCGAACCCGACGAGGCCGACGTGTCGACCCGCGTCTCGACCAACGTGGAGGTGAACGTCCCCATCCTGTCGGCGGCGATGGACACCGTGACCGAGAGCCAGATGGCTATCGCCATGGCCCGTCAGGGCGGACTCGGCGTCCTGCACCGCAACCTCGACGTGGACGAGGCCGTCGCCGAAGTCGAACGCGTCAAGCGCGCAGACGAACTCGTCATCCGCGACGTGGTGACCGCCGACCCCGACCAGACCGTCCGCGAGGTGGACGCGATGATGGACCGACGGGGAGTCTCGGGCGCGCCCGTCACCGACGACGAGGGTACGGTGCTGGGCATCATCTCCGGCACCGACATCCGGCCCTATCTGGAGGTCGGCGAGAGCGACGAGGTGCGCGAGGCGATGACCGACGAAGTCGTCACCGCCGGCGAGGACGTGACCGCCCGCGAGGCGCTCGAACTCATGTACGAACACAAAATCGAGCGCGTCCCCATCGTGGACGACGACGAGTGTCTGACCGGTCTCGTCACGATGCAGGGCATCCTCCAGCGCCGCGAGTACGGCAACGCCGCCCGCGACGAGAGCGGCCACCTGCGCGTCGGCGTCGCGGTCGGTCCCTTCGAGACCGACCGCGCGGTCGCCGTGGACGAGGCCGGCGCGGACGTTCTCTTTATCGATTGCGCCCACGCGCACAACCTCAACGTCATCGACGGCGCGCGCGAAATCAAGGAGTCGGTCGAGGCCGACGTGGTGGTCGGCAACGTCGGCACCCGCGAGGCCGCCGAGGACGTGGTCGACTTCGCCGACGGCATCAAGGTCGGCATCGGTCCGGGGTCCATCTGCACCACGCGGGTCGTCTCCGGCGCGGGCATGCCCCAGATTACGGCCGTCGCCGAAGTCGCCGACGTGGCCGGCCCCGAGGGCGTGCCGGTCATCGCGGACGGCGGGATTCGGTACTCGGGCGACGCCATCAAGGCGGTCGCGGCGGGCGCCGACGCCGTGATGCTCGGATCGTACTTCGCGGGCACCGACGAAGCGCCCGGCCGGGTCATCACCGTGGACGGCAAGAAGTACAAGCAGTACCGCGGGATGGGGTCGGTCGGCGCGATGCAGTCGGGCGACGGCGACCGCTACCTCAAGGACGAACCCGAGGAGGACGAGGAGTACGTCCCCGAGGGCGTCGAGGCCGCCGAACCCTACAAGGGGAGCCTCGAGAGCGAACTCCACCAACTCGTCGGCGGGATGCAGTCCGGGATGGGCTACGTCGGCGCGGAGACGATTCCGGAGTTCAAGGAGCGCTCGGAGTTCGTCCGGGTCTCCTCGGCGGGCCAGACCGAGGGCCACCCCCACGACGTGATGATTACCGACGAGGCACCGAACTACAGTCCGAACGAATAA
- a CDS encoding DUF5794 domain-containing protein, with the protein MSSSQHPVALRLERQVGGATKLLATVMGLPLIDGIFPALVLAGGVNSVAGILQVGLLVFGGSATVAVILAEMDGTPREQAGTVLTVGVGIVALAAVEAAFAPTIESVLHPETFKRFAALVMLAIAAKTASSRIGEYLPSPGVIVGLGMIASFHPAGFRLAVVDEMLILRATAAAATGVTFALLVALTSPWLRGVVDIDRFRFGSAVALGVLPLSLLGLAPGNAPLAVLAVTSLLAFNPESEDVEAAEDTDADDTAAVEAMNAETSPNATDSGAKSDAAQAVATDGSGGADSDEVGYGYPGEEDDDEREPWL; encoded by the coding sequence ATGAGTAGCTCACAACACCCAGTCGCCCTTCGCCTAGAGCGACAGGTAGGTGGCGCGACGAAGCTGCTGGCCACCGTCATGGGACTTCCCCTGATAGACGGTATCTTCCCCGCACTCGTCCTCGCGGGCGGGGTGAACAGCGTCGCGGGCATCCTACAGGTCGGTCTGCTCGTCTTCGGCGGGAGCGCCACGGTCGCGGTTATCCTCGCGGAGATGGACGGCACGCCCCGCGAACAGGCCGGCACCGTGCTGACGGTCGGCGTCGGCATCGTCGCCCTCGCAGCGGTCGAAGCCGCGTTCGCGCCGACTATCGAGAGCGTTCTCCACCCCGAGACGTTCAAGCGGTTCGCCGCGCTAGTCATGCTGGCCATCGCCGCGAAGACCGCGAGTTCCCGCATCGGCGAGTACCTCCCCAGTCCGGGCGTCATCGTGGGTCTCGGGATGATTGCCAGCTTCCACCCCGCCGGATTCCGACTGGCGGTCGTCGACGAGATGCTCATCCTGCGGGCCACCGCGGCAGCGGCCACTGGCGTCACGTTCGCGCTCCTCGTCGCGCTGACCTCGCCGTGGCTCCGCGGCGTCGTCGACATCGACCGCTTCCGCTTCGGCAGCGCGGTCGCGCTGGGCGTCCTACCGCTGAGTCTGCTCGGACTCGCCCCCGGCAACGCCCCGCTGGCGGTGCTGGCGGTCACCAGTCTGCTCGCGTTCAACCCCGAGTCGGAGGACGTCGAGGCTGCCGAGGACACGGACGCCGACGACACCGCGGCCGTCGAAGCGATGAACGCCGAGACGTCGCCGAACGCGACCGACTCGGGCGCGAAGTCCGACGCCGCACAGGCGGTCGCCACCGACGGGTCGGGCGGAGCGGACTCCGACGAGGTGGGTTACGGCTACCCCGGCGAGGAAGACGACGACGAACGCGAACCGTGGCTCTGA
- a CDS encoding DUF5795 family protein — MADNRVVQGRMVTPKALAELIEGEGVMDAEAIEETDRECPDCGGDVLEVGYMPSVTEFVTGWKCQDCDWADTDRE; from the coding sequence ATGGCCGACAACCGCGTCGTGCAGGGTCGCATGGTGACGCCGAAGGCTCTCGCGGAGTTGATAGAAGGCGAAGGCGTGATGGACGCCGAGGCTATCGAGGAGACCGACCGGGAGTGTCCCGACTGCGGCGGCGACGTTCTCGAAGTCGGATACATGCCGAGCGTGACCGAGTTCGTCACCGGCTGGAAATGTCAGGACTGCGACTGGGCCGACACCGACCGCGAGTGA